One Longimicrobium sp. genomic region harbors:
- a CDS encoding LrgB family protein, translating to MAEVLSIAATVAVYAAASWLYRRWRMPFFNPVLVSVVVLICALRGLGIEHAQYDRGGRILSFFLGPAVVALGVPLFLQGEEIARRGRAILTSIVAGSVVGIVSGVCVAAWLGASAEVVRSLAPRSVTTPIAIGIAERIGGIPSLSAALVIGTGVLGAALGPAVLRAAGVRSRTAFGLAMGAAAHGIGTARAAEEGTAEAAGGGLAIGLMGVATAILAPLLVALLARAGVLG from the coding sequence GTGGCTGAGGTGCTCTCCATCGCCGCGACGGTGGCGGTGTACGCGGCCGCCTCGTGGCTCTACCGGCGCTGGCGGATGCCGTTCTTCAACCCGGTGCTCGTGTCGGTGGTGGTGCTGATCTGCGCGCTGCGGGGGCTGGGGATCGAGCACGCGCAGTACGACCGCGGGGGGCGGATTCTCAGCTTCTTCCTGGGGCCGGCGGTGGTCGCGCTCGGCGTGCCGCTCTTCCTGCAGGGCGAGGAGATCGCGCGGCGGGGGAGGGCGATTCTGACCTCGATCGTCGCCGGGAGCGTGGTGGGGATCGTGTCGGGGGTGTGCGTGGCGGCGTGGCTCGGCGCGTCGGCGGAGGTGGTGAGGTCGCTGGCGCCGCGCTCCGTGACGACACCCATCGCCATCGGCATCGCGGAGCGGATCGGCGGGATTCCGTCGCTGAGCGCGGCGCTGGTGATCGGGACGGGGGTGCTGGGCGCGGCGCTGGGGCCGGCGGTGCTGCGGGCGGCCGGTGTGAGGAGCCGCACCGCGTTCGGGCTGGCGATGGGGGCCGCGGCGCACGGCATCGGCACCGCGCGCGCGGCGGAGGAGGGGACGGCGGAGGCGGCCGGGGGCGGGCTCGCCATCGGGCTGATGGGGGTGGCGACGGCGATTCTCGCTCCGCTGCTGGTGGCGCTGCTGGCGAGGGCGGGGGTGCTGGGGTGA
- a CDS encoding MFS transporter: MAERHDPYVSLRNPNFLWYVASLVALTLGTQIQATVVAWQVYEITRDPLSLGLVGLAEAIPFIGAALYAGHVADLHDRKRLCLAALLVQTACGGALLALAMRPQVLAGGTWPIFAVVFASGVARSFLQPARTALGAEIVPRETYANAVAWRSSLWQFGAVMGPALGGVLYGFASARAAYAAEAALCALALLLFARIAYTRRPAAAREGTIGENLTIGIRFLLKQPQLLGAQVLDLFSVLFGGAPALLPIFAAEILRVGPQGLGVLRAAPAAGAVAMSLVLAHRKLRRAGPTLLLCVAGFGVCWILFALSHSFWLSLALLALSGMLDNVSVVIRSTLLTLRTPEHLLGRVSAVNQIFIGSSNEIGSFESGVAARLLGAVNSVLLGGLVTLGVVGVTAIKVPALRELDELE; encoded by the coding sequence ATGGCCGAGCGGCACGACCCGTACGTATCCCTGCGCAACCCCAACTTCCTCTGGTACGTCGCGAGCCTGGTGGCGCTCACGCTGGGCACGCAGATCCAGGCGACGGTGGTGGCGTGGCAGGTGTACGAGATCACCCGCGACCCGCTCTCGCTGGGGCTGGTGGGGCTGGCGGAGGCGATCCCCTTCATCGGCGCGGCGCTGTACGCGGGCCATGTGGCGGACCTGCACGACCGCAAGCGCCTCTGCCTGGCCGCCCTCCTGGTGCAGACGGCGTGCGGCGGCGCCCTGCTCGCGCTGGCCATGCGGCCGCAGGTCCTGGCCGGTGGCACCTGGCCGATCTTCGCCGTGGTCTTCGCCAGCGGCGTGGCGCGCTCCTTTCTGCAGCCCGCCCGCACGGCGCTGGGGGCGGAGATCGTGCCGCGCGAGACGTACGCCAACGCGGTGGCGTGGCGCTCGTCGCTATGGCAGTTCGGGGCGGTGATGGGGCCCGCGCTGGGCGGAGTGCTGTACGGCTTCGCCAGCGCCCGCGCCGCCTACGCGGCGGAGGCCGCGCTCTGCGCGCTCGCGCTCCTCCTCTTCGCGCGCATCGCGTACACGCGCCGCCCCGCCGCCGCGCGCGAGGGCACCATCGGCGAGAACCTCACCATCGGCATCCGCTTCCTGCTGAAGCAGCCGCAGCTGCTGGGCGCGCAGGTGCTGGACCTCTTCTCCGTGCTCTTTGGCGGCGCCCCGGCGCTCCTCCCCATCTTCGCGGCGGAGATCCTGCGGGTGGGGCCGCAGGGGCTGGGCGTCCTTCGCGCCGCCCCCGCCGCCGGCGCCGTGGCGATGTCGCTCGTCCTGGCGCACCGCAAGCTGCGCCGCGCCGGCCCCACGCTCCTGCTGTGCGTGGCCGGGTTCGGGGTGTGCTGGATCCTCTTCGCCCTGTCGCACTCCTTCTGGCTCTCGCTCGCCCTGCTGGCGCTGAGCGGGATGCTGGACAACGTCAGCGTCGTGATCCGCTCCACCCTTCTGACGCTGCGCACCCCCGAGCACCTGCTGGGCCGCGTCTCCGCCGTGAACCAGATCTTCATCGGCTCCTCCAACGAGATCGGCTCCTTCGAGTCCGGCGTGGCCGCGCGGCTGCTGGGCGCCGTCAACTCCGTGCTCCTGGGCGGGCTGGTGACGCTCGGCGTGGTGGGCGTCACCGCGATCAAGGTGCCGGCGCTGCGGGAGCTGGACGAGCTGGAGTGA
- a CDS encoding BlaI/MecI/CopY family transcriptional regulator, with amino-acid sequence MTEIIFTPRELDVMSILWRSGSGTVNEVREALGEELAYTSVLSVLQTLEEKGYVRHEPEGRAYRYHPTVAPDRAGRSAISRIREAVFQGSAELMFAQLVSDRGLKREELERMRRLLAERMEEEP; translated from the coding sequence ATGACCGAGATCATCTTCACACCCCGCGAGCTGGACGTGATGAGCATCCTCTGGCGGAGCGGCTCCGGCACCGTCAACGAGGTGCGCGAGGCGCTCGGCGAGGAGCTCGCCTACACGTCCGTGCTCTCCGTGCTGCAGACGCTGGAAGAAAAGGGGTACGTGCGCCACGAGCCCGAGGGCCGCGCCTACCGCTACCACCCCACGGTCGCGCCGGACCGCGCGGGCCGCAGCGCCATCAGCCGCATCCGCGAAGCCGTATTCCAGGGCTCCGCGGAGCTGATGTTCGCCCAGCTCGTCTCCGACCGCGGCCTCAAGCGCGAGGAGCTGGAGCGCATGCGCCGCCTACTCGCAGAGCGGATGGAGGAAGAGCCATGA
- a CDS encoding ricin-type beta-trefoil lectin domain protein — protein MHLTRTRTVFALAAALVALAALPGGASAQTYYGYESLAWTGKCMDNYRGYLTGGNNLQIYNCQSSVNQYFALTSDGHVIVQKGQTDSSGYQYCMDYYPSSGSIGSQVKIWPCRPLSGPGDSQHWYLLSTGQWMGGSGNCVSAQTGTNETKLVMAACNTSSPPSNTRWKSKP, from the coding sequence ATGCACCTCACCCGCACCAGAACCGTCTTCGCCCTCGCCGCGGCGCTCGTGGCGCTCGCGGCACTCCCGGGCGGCGCCAGCGCCCAGACGTACTACGGGTACGAGAGCCTTGCCTGGACGGGCAAGTGCATGGACAACTACCGCGGCTACCTCACGGGCGGCAACAACCTCCAGATCTACAACTGCCAGTCGTCGGTGAACCAGTACTTCGCCCTCACGAGCGACGGGCACGTCATCGTGCAGAAGGGGCAGACGGACTCCAGCGGCTACCAGTACTGCATGGACTACTACCCGAGCAGCGGGTCGATCGGGTCGCAGGTGAAGATCTGGCCGTGCCGCCCGCTCAGCGGCCCGGGCGACAGCCAGCACTGGTATCTCCTCAGCACCGGCCAGTGGATGGGTGGCAGCGGCAACTGCGTCTCCGCGCAGACCGGCACCAACGAGACCAAGCTGGTGATGGCCGCCTGCAACACGAGCAGCCCGCCGAGCAACACGCGCTGGAAGTCGAAGCCGTGA
- a CDS encoding M56 family metallopeptidase gives MIVSWMLYSLLVSALVAAAAWVLEEVCRLLGRPVRWVWIGAMGATLALVALAPLRTTAPTRLSFDAAVVRRTAPIAADDADAGLFAALAHAATAVRDLAGDTLRDAATLGARIPGEALAAGWLVLTAALLAIAAATLHRARRERRRWPLHDVAGTPVRVAPRVGPAVLGVRTPEVVVPRWLLESSPEEQRLVVLHEREHIRARDPLLLAAGCLAAALVPWNPAAWWMLRRLRTAVELDCDTRVLRHGVRPAAYGTLLIDMAGRGPGLTLGAPALAGTPSSLERRIRAMNVRIPRFAPARAGLLGVLATGALVAACETALPTTSEVDRMDVRAAETQATRFRVFDGEAKMVYIVDGKQVTAEEAHALTSGRIAQISVHRKDDGTGTFTITTGARTFEGTGHARDFTILRREAAGGTQIRIRGDSAHAESFGPVRIRSGETFEGLMVVDGRIADPSAMRTIAPERIDNIEVIKGPAAASLYPNDPRAAHGVIRITTKAAAQR, from the coding sequence ATGATCGTGTCGTGGATGCTGTACTCGCTGCTGGTGAGCGCGCTGGTGGCCGCTGCAGCATGGGTGCTGGAGGAAGTCTGCCGCCTGCTGGGCCGCCCCGTGCGCTGGGTGTGGATCGGCGCGATGGGAGCCACCCTCGCCCTCGTCGCGCTGGCCCCGCTCCGCACCACCGCACCCACCAGGCTCTCCTTCGACGCAGCCGTCGTCCGCCGCACCGCCCCCATCGCGGCGGACGACGCGGATGCCGGCCTATTCGCCGCCCTGGCGCACGCCGCCACCGCCGTCCGCGACCTGGCCGGCGACACCCTGCGCGACGCCGCCACCCTCGGCGCCCGCATCCCGGGTGAGGCGCTGGCGGCCGGCTGGCTCGTCCTCACCGCCGCGCTCCTGGCGATCGCCGCGGCCACCCTCCACCGCGCCCGCCGCGAGCGCCGCCGCTGGCCGCTGCACGACGTCGCCGGCACGCCTGTGCGCGTGGCGCCGCGCGTCGGACCGGCGGTGCTCGGCGTGCGCACGCCGGAAGTCGTCGTCCCTCGCTGGCTCCTGGAATCCAGCCCCGAAGAGCAGCGGCTGGTCGTGCTGCACGAGCGCGAGCACATCCGCGCCCGCGACCCGCTCCTGCTGGCGGCGGGGTGCCTGGCCGCGGCGCTGGTCCCCTGGAACCCGGCCGCCTGGTGGATGCTCCGCCGGCTGCGGACGGCCGTGGAGCTGGACTGCGACACCCGCGTGCTGCGCCACGGCGTGCGCCCCGCCGCGTACGGAACGCTGCTGATCGACATGGCCGGGCGTGGACCCGGCCTCACCCTGGGCGCACCGGCGCTGGCCGGCACGCCCTCATCCCTGGAACGGAGAATACGAGCCATGAACGTACGGATTCCGCGCTTCGCCCCGGCGCGCGCCGGGCTGCTGGGCGTGCTGGCGACGGGCGCCCTCGTCGCCGCCTGCGAGACCGCGCTCCCCACCACCTCCGAAGTCGACCGCATGGACGTCCGCGCCGCCGAGACGCAGGCGACCCGCTTCCGCGTGTTCGATGGCGAGGCGAAGATGGTCTACATCGTCGACGGCAAGCAGGTCACCGCTGAGGAAGCGCATGCGCTCACCTCTGGACGCATCGCCCAGATCTCGGTCCATCGCAAGGACGACGGCACCGGCACCTTCACCATCACCACCGGCGCGCGCACGTTCGAAGGGACCGGTCACGCCCGGGACTTCACCATCCTCCGCAGGGAAGCCGCCGGCGGCACCCAGATCCGCATCCGCGGCGACAGTGCCCACGCCGAGTCGTTCGGCCCGGTCCGCATCCGCAGCGGCGAGACCTTCGAGGGCCTGATGGTCGTCGACGGACGCATCGCCGACCCGAGCGCCATGCGCACCATCGCGCCGGAACGCATCGACAACATCGAAGTCATCAAGGGCCCCGCCGCCGCCAGCCTCTACCCCAACGACCCCCGCGCCGCCCACGGCGTCATCCGCATCACCACCAAGGCCGCCGCACAGCGCTGA
- a CDS encoding APC family permease yields the protein MTEANVASTESRLVRALGTWALAASIVNVTVGGGIFRLPGEMSKLLGPSALWAYAVCALAMGLIVLCFADAGSRVALTGGPYAYVETAFGPFVGFLSGVLLWAVGTFALAAVSTVLADSVAALVPALSGRVAKAGVLVVVYALLAGVNVGGVKQGARLNDVATVAKLLPLLLLVGAGALAVSPQNLASTAPETGSLARACIVLIFAFAGVESALVPSGEVRNPARTVPRAILMAMLGITVLYLALHAVAQGVLGTDVLARSATPLADAAGKAMGSGGRTLILVGTAVSTFGYVSGMILAVPRGPFAMARDGFLPRALASVHPRFHTPHVAIMVQAVITCALAISSKFILLAVLANLSTLLLYAACCVAAWELRRRGVTTDGAMPFRVPAAPVIPWLALAVIAFMLFSVTRTEWAWVLGVLAVAAMIFYITRPSRAAR from the coding sequence GTGACCGAAGCCAACGTAGCATCCACCGAGTCCCGCCTCGTACGTGCCCTGGGGACGTGGGCGCTGGCCGCCAGCATCGTCAACGTGACGGTGGGGGGTGGCATCTTTCGTCTCCCCGGCGAGATGTCGAAGCTGCTGGGGCCCTCCGCGCTCTGGGCGTACGCGGTGTGCGCGCTCGCCATGGGGCTGATCGTCCTCTGCTTCGCCGATGCGGGGAGCCGGGTGGCGCTCACCGGCGGGCCCTATGCCTACGTGGAGACGGCGTTCGGGCCGTTCGTGGGCTTCCTCTCGGGGGTGCTGCTGTGGGCGGTGGGGACCTTTGCGCTCGCGGCCGTCTCCACCGTTCTGGCCGACTCGGTGGCGGCGCTCGTGCCGGCGCTGAGCGGGCGCGTGGCCAAGGCCGGCGTACTCGTGGTGGTGTACGCGCTGCTGGCCGGGGTCAACGTCGGCGGGGTGAAGCAGGGGGCGCGGCTCAACGACGTCGCCACCGTCGCCAAGCTCCTGCCGCTGCTGCTGCTGGTGGGGGCCGGGGCGCTGGCCGTGAGCCCACAGAACCTGGCCTCCACGGCGCCCGAGACGGGGAGCCTGGCCCGCGCCTGCATCGTGCTGATCTTCGCCTTCGCGGGGGTGGAGAGCGCGCTGGTGCCGAGCGGCGAGGTCCGCAACCCGGCGCGCACCGTGCCGCGCGCCATCCTCATGGCGATGCTGGGGATCACGGTGCTGTACCTGGCGCTGCACGCCGTCGCGCAGGGGGTGCTCGGCACCGACGTGCTCGCGCGGAGCGCCACCCCCCTCGCCGATGCGGCCGGCAAGGCGATGGGCTCCGGCGGGCGCACGCTGATCCTGGTGGGGACCGCCGTCTCCACCTTTGGCTACGTGAGCGGGATGATCCTGGCCGTTCCCCGCGGCCCCTTCGCCATGGCGCGCGACGGATTCCTGCCGCGCGCGCTGGCCTCGGTGCATCCCCGCTTCCACACGCCGCACGTCGCCATCATGGTGCAGGCGGTCATCACCTGCGCCCTTGCGATTTCCAGCAAGTTCATCCTGCTCGCCGTGCTGGCCAACCTCAGCACGCTGCTGCTCTACGCGGCGTGCTGCGTGGCCGCGTGGGAGCTCCGCCGCCGCGGCGTGACCACCGACGGCGCGATGCCCTTTCGCGTGCCTGCCGCGCCGGTCATCCCCTGGCTGGCGCTCGCGGTGATCGCGTTCATGCTCTTCTCGGTGACGCGCACGGAGTGGGCCTGGGTGCTCGGGGTGCTGGCCGTGGCGGCGATGATCTTCTACATCACGCGCCCCAGCCGCGCGGCGCGATGA
- a CDS encoding CidA/LrgA family protein has protein sequence MGWVKAVVGVAVLLGFWAAGEALVSVARLPMPGSVAGMLLLAGALRMGWIPLVWVRGAAELLVRYMGLLFVPPGVGLMLYFDLIGREWLPIIAAAVGSTMFVLLTVGGLMQRMERRG, from the coding sequence ATGGGATGGGTGAAGGCGGTCGTGGGAGTCGCGGTGCTGCTCGGGTTCTGGGCGGCGGGGGAGGCGCTGGTGTCGGTGGCGCGGCTGCCGATGCCTGGGAGCGTTGCGGGGATGCTGCTCCTGGCGGGGGCGCTGAGGATGGGGTGGATTCCACTGGTGTGGGTGCGAGGCGCGGCGGAGCTCCTCGTGCGCTACATGGGGCTCCTGTTCGTGCCGCCGGGGGTGGGGTTGATGCTGTACTTCGATCTGATCGGCCGCGAGTGGCTTCCGATCATAGCGGCGGCGGTGGGGAGTACGATGTTCGTGCTGCTGACGGTGGGGGGCCTCATGCAGCGGATGGAGCGGCGTGGCTGA